From a region of the Pectobacterium aquaticum genome:
- the yegS gene encoding lipid kinase YegS: MEKNPVTLLILNGKSAGNEELREAIGELRKDGYTLHVRVTWEYGDAKRYVEEAIQLNADNVIAAGGDGTVNEVAAALAVQPEAVRPCLGIVPLGTANDFATSCQIPMEMHNALTLAIKGRATAIDIAKVNDSHYFINMATGGFATRITTETPAKMKAALGSASYVLHALFRMDMLQAERCEIRGPDFHWSGDTLIIAVGNGRQAGGGQQLCPEALVNDELLELSVLSATELLPNMLQAWFTGSENQNMISATLPWLEITAPDDMTFNLDGEPLTAKRFHIEVLPAAIHCRLPPQCSLLE, from the coding sequence ATGGAAAAAAATCCGGTGACGCTGCTGATTCTGAATGGGAAAAGCGCGGGTAATGAAGAACTTCGCGAGGCCATTGGTGAGCTACGCAAGGACGGCTATACGCTGCATGTCCGCGTGACCTGGGAATACGGCGATGCCAAACGCTATGTGGAAGAGGCGATTCAGCTCAACGCGGATAACGTGATCGCCGCTGGCGGAGACGGTACCGTCAATGAAGTTGCCGCCGCATTAGCGGTACAGCCGGAAGCGGTGCGTCCGTGTCTGGGAATTGTGCCGCTGGGTACAGCCAACGATTTCGCCACCAGCTGTCAGATTCCAATGGAGATGCACAACGCACTAACGCTGGCGATCAAAGGCCGCGCCACCGCCATTGATATCGCCAAGGTGAACGACAGTCATTATTTCATCAACATGGCAACGGGCGGATTTGCCACGCGCATCACCACCGAGACACCGGCCAAGATGAAGGCCGCTCTCGGGAGTGCCTCATACGTGCTGCACGCGCTCTTTCGCATGGACATGCTTCAAGCTGAACGCTGTGAGATACGCGGACCGGATTTTCACTGGTCGGGAGATACGCTGATTATCGCGGTGGGAAATGGCCGCCAGGCTGGCGGCGGGCAGCAGCTTTGCCCAGAGGCGCTGGTCAACGACGAGCTACTGGAACTGAGCGTGCTGTCGGCAACCGAGTTGCTGCCGAATATGTTGCAGGCCTGGTTTACCGGTAGCGAAAACCAGAACATGATTTCCGCTACCCTGCCCTGGCTGGAGATCACCGCCCCAGATGATATGACGTTTAATCTAGACGGCGAGCCGCTCACCGCCAAACGCTTCCATATCGAGGTGCTTCCCGCCGCGATTCACTGTCGGCTGCCGCCCCAATGCTCGCTGCTGGAATAG
- the baeR gene encoding two-component system response regulator BaeR has product MTTAPDFAMASPILIVEDEPKLGQLLVDYLQAADYATHWLPNGNDVVEWVRQHSPSLILLDLMLPGCDGLTLCRTIRQFSNVPIIMVTARSEEIDRLLGLEIGADDYICKPFSPREVVVRVRTLLRRCDWQNDGLKAAEKTETALLIDKSGFQASYLGQNLDLTPAEFRLLKTLSTEPGKVFSREALLDKLYDDYRVVTDRTIDSHIKNLRRKLEQLDEETSFIRTVYGIGYRWEAAPCNEV; this is encoded by the coding sequence ATGACAACCGCACCCGATTTCGCTATGGCGTCACCGATTCTAATCGTCGAAGATGAGCCCAAATTGGGGCAACTGCTGGTGGATTACCTTCAGGCAGCGGACTATGCCACGCACTGGCTGCCCAACGGCAACGATGTCGTCGAGTGGGTGCGGCAGCATTCTCCTTCACTCATTTTGCTGGATTTAATGCTGCCGGGCTGCGACGGCCTGACGCTTTGCCGCACTATCCGCCAATTTTCCAACGTGCCGATTATTATGGTCACCGCCCGTAGCGAAGAGATCGATCGCCTGCTGGGTCTGGAAATTGGTGCCGATGACTACATTTGTAAGCCCTTCAGCCCGCGCGAAGTGGTCGTGCGCGTCAGAACGCTGCTGCGCCGCTGCGACTGGCAAAATGACGGGCTGAAAGCCGCCGAGAAAACCGAAACGGCCCTGTTGATTGATAAAAGCGGCTTTCAGGCCAGCTATCTGGGGCAGAATCTCGATCTCACGCCGGCGGAATTTCGCCTGCTCAAGACGCTCTCCACCGAACCGGGTAAGGTATTTTCCCGCGAGGCGCTGCTGGATAAGCTCTACGACGATTATCGCGTCGTGACCGACCGCACCATCGATAGCCACATCAAAAACCTGCGTCGCAAGCTGGAACAACTGGACGAAGAGACCTCATTTATCCGCACGGTATACGGCATCGGCTATCGCTGGGAAGCCGCGCCCTGCAATGAGGTGTAA
- the thiD gene encoding bifunctional hydroxymethylpyrimidine kinase/phosphomethylpyrimidine kinase, translating into MKRINALTIAGTDPSGGAGIQADLKAFSALGAYGTSVITALVAQNTRGVQSVYRIEPDFVAAQLDSVLSDVRIDSAKIGMLAQIDIVETVAERLRHYVVPFVVLDTVMLAKSGDPLLAPEAVESIRRELLPLVSLITPNLPEAAALLNTSPATNEREMREQGEALLAMGCQAVLMKGGHLSEAESPDWLFSRQAEPQRFSSPRVNTRHTHGTGCTLSAALAALRPRHNSWGETVKVAKDYLQQALQQADTLEVGHGIGPVHHFHRWW; encoded by the coding sequence ATGAAGCGTATCAATGCGTTGACGATTGCAGGCACCGATCCGAGCGGCGGTGCGGGTATTCAGGCGGATTTAAAAGCGTTTTCTGCGCTGGGCGCTTACGGCACCTCGGTCATTACCGCGCTGGTGGCGCAAAATACGCGCGGCGTGCAGTCCGTCTACCGGATTGAACCGGATTTTGTCGCAGCACAGCTGGATTCCGTACTGAGCGATGTGCGTATCGACAGCGCCAAGATTGGGATGCTGGCGCAGATCGATATTGTTGAAACCGTTGCCGAGCGTTTGCGTCACTACGTGGTGCCTTTCGTGGTGCTGGACACCGTGATGCTGGCGAAAAGTGGCGATCCGTTACTCGCGCCGGAAGCGGTGGAGTCGATCCGTCGTGAGCTGTTGCCGCTGGTTTCCCTGATTACGCCCAACCTGCCGGAAGCCGCCGCACTGCTCAATACATCACCGGCCACCAACGAACGGGAAATGCGCGAACAGGGTGAAGCGCTGCTGGCGATGGGCTGTCAGGCGGTGCTGATGAAAGGCGGTCACCTCAGTGAAGCGGAGAGCCCAGACTGGTTGTTCAGCCGGCAGGCTGAGCCACAGCGTTTTAGCTCTCCGCGTGTGAATACACGCCATACACACGGCACGGGCTGCACGCTCTCTGCCGCGCTGGCGGCACTGCGACCGCGTCATAATAGCTGGGGCGAAACGGTCAAGGTCGCGAAGGACTATTTACAGCAGGCATTACAGCAGGCCGACACGCTGGAGGTCGGGCACGGCATCGGCCCTGTTCATCACTTCCATCGCTGGTGGTAA
- the mazF gene encoding endoribonuclease MazF — MVSRFVPDSGDLIWLDFDPVVGHEQGGHRPAVVLSPFPYNNLTGMCLCVPCTTQRKGYNFEVELSGDRESVALADQVTCVDWRNRKATKKGKVTIDELELIRAKAKALIG, encoded by the coding sequence ATGGTTTCTCGTTTTGTTCCTGATTCCGGCGATTTGATCTGGTTAGATTTTGATCCAGTAGTGGGGCATGAACAGGGAGGACATCGCCCCGCTGTTGTTCTTAGCCCTTTTCCTTATAATAATTTGACCGGAATGTGCTTATGCGTCCCCTGCACAACACAACGCAAAGGATATAACTTTGAAGTCGAATTATCTGGAGACCGTGAAAGCGTGGCTCTCGCCGATCAGGTTACTTGTGTAGACTGGCGTAACCGTAAGGCAACAAAGAAAGGTAAAGTAACAATCGACGAGTTAGAACTCATCAGAGCAAAAGCGAAGGCTTTGATTGGTTAA
- a CDS encoding tyrosine-type recombinase/integrase — translation MLKTKTDIQRFTIPDGKTMKKEIVFNNGLTGLYFAARRNPSGVITKSWRYIVGSNDVTLGTYPAYSLEDARKWHLQQVQKTRQGFAPSKTLTGKPTTMDGLVQEWLEVKCAKPSKPGRQAIWNKHGKALHNVDPEQLTYHHVYSHILAMGVSNASHRMCQIIKMVMLYAFQVHGIQGQQPGQPVYVPQKLSEIHDRKQVAAVVGKMRDNHLHVEQYRILWHSLGNTPSHAAMRFIMVFGTRKSESAKLVWPEIDLKAKTWTLPAERTKTKQERVYPLPDYLISLLEEWSWTKHNLSKQIWTHIGHTTMSHSAVRLRETVGNDFTTHDLRRSTASMMSNEAGIDPIIVDLMLGHSLSMVMSKILATYQPKAFQKKVDKAWPVWFQWFEKNIINKKPKEWQEAQPKLADVQ, via the coding sequence ATGCTCAAAACCAAAACTGACATCCAGCGTTTCACCATCCCCGATGGTAAGACAATGAAGAAAGAAATCGTCTTCAACAACGGATTAACAGGATTGTACTTTGCTGCCCGAAGAAATCCATCAGGCGTGATAACAAAAAGCTGGCGTTATATTGTGGGTAGCAACGATGTTACTTTAGGCACCTATCCAGCCTACAGTCTGGAAGATGCCAGAAAATGGCATTTGCAACAGGTACAAAAAACCAGACAAGGCTTTGCGCCCAGCAAAACACTCACCGGAAAACCCACCACTATGGATGGTCTGGTTCAGGAGTGGCTGGAAGTAAAATGCGCTAAACCGTCAAAACCGGGAAGACAGGCGATCTGGAATAAACATGGTAAAGCCCTGCATAACGTAGACCCTGAGCAGCTTACTTACCACCATGTCTATTCTCATATTTTGGCTATGGGGGTCAGCAACGCTTCTCATCGTATGTGCCAGATCATCAAAATGGTGATGTTATATGCCTTTCAGGTGCATGGCATACAAGGGCAACAGCCGGGACAACCTGTCTACGTTCCGCAAAAATTGTCAGAGATCCACGACAGAAAGCAGGTTGCTGCTGTTGTTGGCAAAATGCGTGATAACCATCTACACGTAGAACAATACCGCATACTCTGGCATTCCTTGGGTAACACCCCTTCCCATGCAGCGATGCGTTTTATTATGGTCTTTGGTACTCGCAAATCAGAATCAGCAAAGCTGGTATGGCCTGAAATAGATTTAAAGGCTAAGACATGGACCTTACCCGCAGAACGCACCAAAACAAAACAGGAGCGTGTATACCCTCTTCCTGACTACCTGATCAGTCTGTTAGAAGAATGGTCTTGGACAAAGCATAACCTTAGCAAACAGATATGGACACATATCGGACATACCACGATGTCTCATTCCGCTGTCAGACTACGCGAAACCGTCGGAAATGATTTTACAACTCACGACCTGAGACGTAGCACGGCATCAATGATGAGCAACGAGGCGGGGATTGATCCCATTATTGTAGACCTGATGTTAGGTCATAGCCTCAGTATGGTAATGTCAAAGATTCTGGCAACTTACCAACCAAAAGCCTTTCAGAAAAAGGTCGATAAGGCTTGGCCTGTTTGGTTTCAGTGGTTTGAGAAAAATATCATCAACAAGAAGCCAAAGGAATGGCAGGAGGCACAGCCTAAACTTGCGGATGTGCAGTAA
- a CDS encoding HAD hydrolase-like protein, whose amino-acid sequence MKIYREHYALYGLYDSTLYEGIHSDLDRLKNEGHQLFIATSKRQRFAKSILANLKLCSLFTDITGTSEDGSMDDKSLLLSNLIHKYDLDIKNTIMVGDRRDDVISAHENGLLAIGAKWGYGSDEELSQHKVDYWCESPSQLIDVVNRIVLNSTHHT is encoded by the coding sequence GTGAAAATATATCGAGAGCATTATGCTCTGTATGGACTCTACGATAGCACCCTCTACGAAGGAATTCATTCTGATCTTGATAGGTTAAAAAATGAAGGCCATCAGCTATTTATCGCAACATCGAAAAGACAGCGTTTTGCAAAATCTATATTAGCTAATTTGAAGCTATGTTCGCTATTTACCGATATTACGGGTACGTCTGAAGATGGCAGTATGGATGATAAAAGTCTACTTTTATCAAACCTTATCCATAAATACGATCTTGACATAAAAAATACAATTATGGTTGGAGACAGAAGAGATGATGTTATCAGTGCTCATGAGAACGGGTTGTTAGCCATCGGTGCGAAATGGGGTTATGGTTCAGACGAGGAATTATCTCAACATAAGGTAGATTACTGGTGTGAATCGCCTTCGCAATTGATTGATGTTGTTAACAGAATTGTTCTCAATAGCACTCACCATACATAA
- a CDS encoding glutathione S-transferase family protein — MSGLVNGKWVNGDVAAEEIKNGAFHREETKFRQTELVPEAGRYQLFVSYLCPWASRTLIFRKLKGLENIISLSVANPRIADNGWEFATPQDAGEHVGEIHYLHQLYTASVPDYTGKVSVPVLWDRVEGRIVNNESADIIRMLNSEFNDLTGNRLDFYPSERRSEIDRWNETVYHNVNNGVYKTGFAKTQEHYNDAVTTLFTTLDELDNHLVSHRYMLGDTLTEADWRLFVTLVRFDVAYHGAFKCNLKRIADYPNLSNYLRELYQWPGVAETVNIDHIKAGYYGIAWLNPTQIVPAGPQVDLYQLHNRETFGKSRIATR; from the coding sequence ATGTCAGGCTTAGTGAACGGCAAATGGGTTAATGGCGATGTCGCGGCGGAAGAGATCAAAAACGGGGCGTTCCACCGCGAAGAAACCAAATTTCGGCAAACCGAGCTGGTGCCAGAAGCCGGTCGTTATCAGCTTTTTGTTTCCTACCTCTGCCCGTGGGCATCGCGCACGCTGATTTTCCGCAAACTGAAAGGGCTGGAGAACATTATTTCCCTCTCGGTTGCCAACCCGCGTATCGCCGATAACGGCTGGGAATTTGCCACGCCACAGGATGCTGGCGAACATGTGGGTGAGATTCACTACCTGCACCAGCTCTACACCGCCAGCGTGCCCGACTATACCGGAAAGGTGTCAGTGCCTGTGCTGTGGGATCGGGTAGAAGGCCGCATCGTGAATAACGAATCGGCGGACATTATCCGCATGCTGAACAGCGAATTTAACGATCTGACCGGCAATCGCCTCGATTTCTACCCGTCAGAACGGCGCAGCGAGATCGACCGCTGGAACGAAACCGTGTACCACAACGTCAACAACGGCGTATATAAAACTGGGTTCGCCAAAACGCAGGAACACTATAACGATGCCGTCACCACGCTCTTCACCACGCTGGACGAACTGGACAATCATCTGGTTAGCCATCGCTATATGCTGGGCGACACGCTGACCGAGGCAGACTGGCGCCTGTTTGTCACGCTGGTACGTTTTGACGTAGCCTACCACGGCGCGTTCAAATGTAACCTGAAGCGCATTGCCGACTACCCGAACCTGTCGAACTACCTGCGCGAACTGTACCAGTGGCCGGGCGTCGCGGAGACGGTCAATATCGACCACATCAAAGCAGGCTATTACGGTATTGCCTGGCTGAACCCGACGCAGATTGTGCCGGCTGGCCCACAGGTCGATTTATATCAGCTCCACAACCGCGAAACGTTCGGAAAATCCCGTATCGCCACGCGTTAA
- the psiE gene encoding phosphate-starvation-inducible protein PsiE: protein MAGSARSAMAAKALQTILNIGLLVLAIILVIFLVKETFNLAKVLLISNEKDSSYQLIEGIVIYFLYFEFIALIVKYFQSGYHFPLRYFIYIGITAIIRLIIVDHKSPSDTLVYSAAILLLVVTLYLANSNRLKRE from the coding sequence ATGGCAGGTTCTGCGCGCAGTGCGATGGCTGCCAAGGCGCTTCAGACGATACTCAATATCGGCCTGTTGGTGCTGGCAATTATTCTGGTGATTTTTTTAGTCAAGGAAACGTTCAATCTGGCGAAAGTGCTGTTGATCTCCAACGAGAAAGATTCCTCCTATCAACTGATAGAAGGCATTGTGATCTATTTCCTGTATTTTGAGTTCATTGCGCTGATCGTGAAGTATTTTCAGTCCGGCTATCACTTCCCGCTGCGCTATTTTATCTACATCGGCATCACGGCCATCATTCGCCTGATTATTGTCGATCACAAAAGCCCGTCGGATACGCTGGTGTATTCCGCAGCGATCCTGCTGCTGGTGGTGACGCTGTACCTAGCAAACAGTAATCGCCTTAAGCGAGAGTAG
- a CDS encoding HAD hydrolase-like protein has protein sequence MNIIFDLDGTIIDSLPGIRTSLVYAIRQQGHIIDDSIDISALIGPPMNTIMHTLLTPYGRASA, from the coding sequence ATGAACATTATTTTTGATCTGGATGGAACTATTATTGATTCATTACCGGGTATTAGAACAAGTTTGGTTTATGCTATACGCCAGCAAGGACATATCATTGATGATTCTATTGATATTTCGGCGCTGATTGGCCCACCTATGAATACGATTATGCACACTTTACTTACGCCTTATGGCAGGGCGTCCGCATGA
- a CDS encoding DUF6392 family protein, with protein sequence MTVNVEALFNRIGKTYQEIFDEGLIPYKTKPKGDSGDPVLDLDMVKESVYLAFHRSSRKLFCVTLTLFDEDRPTQQFPNELPLPFKKEMSVDWMHEKFGIPEKTIPSKVIGGLQFGMKEKYKLDGFHIPLVMQIAYTEKNTVESITVMPTEEMAW encoded by the coding sequence ATGACTGTTAATGTTGAAGCATTATTTAATCGAATAGGTAAAACCTACCAAGAGATCTTTGATGAAGGATTGATCCCTTATAAAACTAAGCCTAAAGGGGATTCAGGCGATCCTGTATTAGATTTAGATATGGTCAAAGAATCTGTTTACTTAGCTTTTCATCGCTCATCGAGAAAATTGTTTTGTGTGACACTTACACTCTTTGATGAAGACAGGCCAACACAGCAATTCCCAAATGAGCTTCCTCTTCCTTTTAAGAAGGAAATGAGCGTCGACTGGATGCATGAAAAATTCGGCATTCCAGAGAAAACCATCCCTTCCAAGGTTATTGGAGGTCTTCAGTTTGGAATGAAGGAAAAGTATAAGTTAGATGGTTTTCATATACCGTTAGTGATGCAGATAGCTTATACCGAGAAAAATACTGTTGAATCAATAACAGTTATGCCAACAGAAGAAATGGCGTGGTGA
- a CDS encoding GNAT family N-acetyltransferase translates to MTALFSETTKIETPRLLLRPLYRDDAPALFAFMSDPVVMRFWNHPPWQHIEQAHDAIDEYWSALCAGQYMKLGLEVKESGELIGTCVLFNLEIESTRAEIGYCLAASAQGKGYMTEALSALRDFAFETAGLSRLEAEIDPRNVASARSLERLGFTQEGLLKQRWIVDGEVSDSALYGLLAAKR, encoded by the coding sequence ATGACTGCGCTATTTTCCGAAACCACCAAAATCGAGACCCCTCGCCTGCTGTTGCGCCCGCTCTATCGTGATGATGCGCCTGCGCTGTTCGCCTTTATGTCCGACCCAGTTGTGATGCGCTTCTGGAATCATCCGCCCTGGCAACACATCGAACAGGCGCACGACGCGATTGACGAATATTGGAGCGCGCTGTGCGCCGGTCAATATATGAAGCTGGGTCTGGAAGTTAAAGAAAGCGGCGAGCTGATCGGCACCTGCGTGCTGTTCAACCTTGAGATTGAGTCTACACGCGCCGAAATCGGCTACTGTCTGGCGGCGAGTGCGCAAGGCAAAGGCTATATGACGGAGGCGCTCTCTGCGCTGCGGGATTTTGCCTTTGAAACGGCGGGACTCAGCCGACTGGAAGCCGAAATCGATCCCCGCAATGTGGCTTCAGCCCGCTCGCTGGAACGACTGGGATTCACGCAGGAAGGGCTATTGAAACAGCGTTGGATCGTCGACGGCGAGGTGTCCGACTCTGCCCTATACGGCCTGCTGGCGGCTAAGCGTTAG
- a CDS encoding ISAs1 family transposase — protein sequence MNLDTIKAHFSIIRDERQSAKVDYPLFDILFASICAVIAGGQGWTDIREYVLGHHDWFLKQGLFEKGVPVDDTFARLISNIEPAEFRDCFLAWMKAVHKLTCGEVVAIDGKTLRGSYDRDDRQSTIHMVSAYASANQLVLGQLKTDAKSNEITAIPALIQMLDLRGAIVTIDAMACQTKIAKAITSKGGDYLLAVKGNQGKLAAAIQAAFTPHRRAPIDRGISQVEKQKSRVEARTYHVLDASDMVGDFSAWLGLTSIVMVESYRAAKGKAPELEYRYYISSAKLTPEQAGDAIRAHWGIESMHWILDVSMREDACQIYRENAAENLAGLRHMALNMLRAEPTKISVPMKQKRCMMKPVFLEQVLMAGLTSMVKC from the coding sequence ATGAATTTAGATACCATCAAAGCGCATTTCAGTATCATCCGCGATGAACGACAAAGCGCAAAAGTGGATTACCCACTGTTTGATATTTTGTTTGCTTCAATCTGCGCAGTGATAGCGGGAGGCCAGGGCTGGACTGACATTCGTGAGTACGTTCTCGGCCATCATGACTGGTTCCTTAAACAGGGCTTATTTGAAAAAGGTGTGCCCGTTGATGATACCTTTGCTCGCCTAATTTCAAATATTGAGCCCGCTGAATTCCGCGATTGTTTTCTCGCCTGGATGAAAGCCGTGCACAAGTTAACCTGTGGTGAAGTCGTCGCTATTGATGGCAAGACTTTGCGCGGCTCTTATGACAGAGACGACAGGCAAAGCACCATCCATATGGTAAGTGCCTATGCCAGCGCCAACCAACTCGTATTGGGCCAGCTTAAAACTGATGCTAAAAGCAATGAAATCACCGCGATACCCGCGCTGATTCAGATGTTGGACTTGCGAGGTGCCATCGTGACAATTGATGCGATGGCCTGTCAGACCAAGATTGCCAAGGCGATTACGAGCAAAGGTGGCGACTACTTATTGGCAGTTAAGGGCAATCAAGGCAAGTTAGCGGCAGCGATACAGGCCGCTTTTACCCCACATCGGCGCGCGCCAATTGACAGGGGCATATCTCAAGTTGAGAAGCAGAAAAGCCGAGTGGAGGCACGCACTTACCATGTACTGGATGCCAGTGATATGGTTGGGGATTTCTCTGCCTGGCTCGGGCTAACCAGCATAGTCATGGTCGAAAGTTACCGCGCAGCAAAAGGCAAAGCGCCAGAGTTGGAGTACCGCTACTACATCAGTTCAGCCAAACTAACCCCAGAGCAGGCCGGAGATGCGATACGGGCCCATTGGGGTATCGAGTCCATGCATTGGATTTTAGATGTCAGTATGCGAGAGGATGCTTGCCAGATTTACCGAGAAAACGCCGCAGAAAACTTGGCAGGGTTAAGGCACATGGCGCTGAACATGCTCAGAGCCGAGCCAACGAAGATTAGCGTACCGATGAAACAAAAACGCTGCATGATGAAACCCGTGTTCTTGGAGCAAGTTCTTATGGCTGGATTAACGTCAATGGTTAAATGTTGA
- a CDS encoding PbsX family transcriptional regulator gives MIDVPVKKWGNSPAIRLSSSVMQAFDMTFNDSFDMEIRETEIALIPKKKPKYQFTLDELLEGMTPEHVHEKVDFGAPVGKELL, from the coding sequence ATGATCGATGTCCCGGTTAAAAAATGGGGAAACTCACCTGCAATACGTCTTTCCTCATCTGTTATGCAAGCGTTTGATATGACGTTTAACGATAGCTTTGATATGGAGATCAGGGAAACAGAGATTGCTCTGATCCCCAAGAAAAAGCCCAAATACCAATTTACTCTGGATGAGTTGCTCGAAGGGATGACGCCTGAACATGTCCATGAGAAAGTTGATTTTGGTGCACCCGTAGGCAAGGAGCTGCTTTAA
- the yegQ gene encoding tRNA 5-hydroxyuridine modification protein YegQ, protein MFKPELLSPAGTLKNMRYAFAYGADAIYAGQPRYSLRVRNNEFNHQTLAQAINEAHELGKKFYVVVNIAPHNAKLKTFLRDLQPVIEMGPDALIMSDPGLIMLVRENFPQIDIHLSVQANAVNWATVKFWQQMGLTRVILSRELSLEEIAEIRQNVPDMELEIFVHGALCMAYSGRCLLSGYINKRDPNQGTCTNACRWEYKVQEGKEDDVGNIVHQHEPIAVKNVEPALGIGEPTDKVFMLEENLRPGEYMSAFEDEHGTYIMNSRDLRAIQHVERLTQMQVHSLKIEGRTKSFYYCARTAQVYRRAIDDAVAGKPFDSTLLETLEGLAHRGYTEGFLRRHVHEDYQNYDYGYSVSDRQQFVGEFTGVRRDGLAEVNVKNKFSCGDSVEMMTPNGNIQFTIDTMQNAKGQPTDVAPGNGHIVYLPVPDDVSLDYALLLRNLPGTTTRNPNAE, encoded by the coding sequence ATGTTTAAACCGGAACTGCTTTCTCCGGCCGGTACGCTGAAAAATATGCGCTACGCCTTTGCCTATGGCGCGGACGCGATTTATGCCGGTCAACCCCGCTACAGCCTGCGCGTGCGCAATAACGAATTCAACCATCAGACGCTGGCGCAAGCCATTAACGAAGCGCATGAGCTGGGCAAGAAATTTTATGTCGTCGTTAACATCGCGCCGCACAATGCCAAACTGAAAACCTTCCTACGCGATCTGCAACCCGTGATCGAAATGGGGCCAGATGCGCTGATCATGTCCGATCCGGGCCTGATTATGCTGGTGCGGGAAAACTTCCCACAGATAGATATTCACCTTTCCGTTCAGGCCAATGCGGTCAACTGGGCGACGGTGAAATTCTGGCAGCAAATGGGGCTGACCCGTGTGATTCTGTCTCGCGAACTGTCGCTGGAAGAGATTGCAGAGATCCGCCAGAACGTCCCGGATATGGAACTGGAGATCTTCGTTCACGGCGCACTGTGCATGGCCTATTCCGGTCGCTGCCTGCTGTCCGGCTACATCAACAAGCGCGATCCGAATCAGGGCACCTGCACCAACGCCTGCCGCTGGGAATATAAGGTTCAGGAAGGCAAAGAGGACGACGTCGGGAATATCGTCCATCAGCATGAACCTATTGCGGTGAAAAACGTTGAACCCGCGCTGGGCATCGGCGAACCGACCGACAAAGTCTTTATGCTGGAAGAAAACCTGCGCCCCGGCGAGTACATGAGCGCATTTGAAGACGAGCACGGCACCTACATCATGAACTCCCGCGATCTGCGTGCCATTCAGCACGTTGAACGCCTGACGCAAATGCAGGTGCATTCGCTGAAAATTGAAGGTCGCACCAAGTCATTCTATTATTGCGCCCGTACCGCACAGGTTTATCGCCGTGCCATTGACGATGCTGTCGCGGGGAAACCGTTCGATTCGACGCTGCTGGAAACGCTGGAAGGTCTGGCGCATCGTGGCTATACCGAAGGCTTCCTGCGTCGCCACGTGCATGAAGATTACCAGAACTACGACTACGGCTACTCCGTTTCCGATCGTCAGCAGTTTGTCGGTGAATTCACCGGCGTGCGCCGCGATGGGCTGGCGGAAGTCAATGTGAAGAACAAATTTTCCTGCGGCGACAGCGTGGAGATGATGACGCCAAACGGCAATATTCAATTCACCATCGACACCATGCAGAATGCCAAAGGGCAACCGACCGATGTCGCGCCGGGTAATGGCCATATCGTCTATTTGCCCGTACCGGACGATGTCTCGCTGGATTACGCACTGCTGCTACGCAATCTGCCAGGCACCACCACGCGTAATCCTAACGCGGAATAA